The Rhododendron vialii isolate Sample 1 chromosome 6a, ASM3025357v1 genome includes a window with the following:
- the LOC131331388 gene encoding glucose-6-phosphate isomerase 1, chloroplastic translates to MASSISGLSSTFKLQNPTPNKSPLARVYSASFPARSKLLDRFSVQSVAKEIPANLSKPKNETLKEEIKKKGLEKDPRELWRRYVDWLYQHRELGLYLDVSRVGFTDEFVAEMEPRLQAAFRAMEKLEKGAIANPDEGRMVGHYWLRNSGLAPSKYLRSQIEATFDAVCSFADDVVCGKIKPPSSPEGRFTHILSVGIGGSALGPQFVAEALAPDNPPLKIRFIDNTDPAGIDHQIAQLGPELASTLVIVISKSGGTPETRNGLLEVQKAFREAGLDFAKQGVAITQANSLLDNTARIEGWLARFPMFDWVGGRTSELSSVGLLPAALQGIDIKEMIDGASLMDEANRTTVVRNNPAALLALCWYWASDGVGSKDMVVLPYKDSLLLFSRYLQQLVMESIGKEFDLDGNRVNQGLTVYGNKGSTDQHAYIQQLREGVHNFFVTFIEVLRDRPPGHDWELEPGVTCGDYLFGMLQGTRSALYSNDRESITVTVQEVTPRSVGAMIALYERAVGIYASLVNINAYHQPGVEAGKKAAGEVLALQKRVLQVLNEASCKDPVEPLTLDEVAERCHAPEDIEMIYKIIAHMAANDRALIAEGSCGSPRSIKVFLGECNLDEMYV, encoded by the exons atgGCCTCATCAATCTCCGGCCTCTCCTCCACATTCAAACTCCAAAACCCCACCCCCAACAAATCCCCACTCGCCCGAGTCTACTCCGCCTCCTTCCCCGCCCGATCAAAGCTCCTCGACCGCTTCTCTGTCCAATCCGTGGCCAAGGAAATCCCCGCAAACCTTTCCAAGCCAAAAAACGAGACGCTGAAAGAAGAGATTAAGAAGAAGGGGCTGGAGAAGGACCCGAGGGAGCTGTGGCGGAGGTACGTCGACTGGCTGTACCAGCACAGGGAGCTGGGGCTGTACCTGGACGTGAGCCGGGTCGGGTTCACGGACGAGTTCGTCGCCGAGATGGAGCCGAGGCTCCAGGCGGCGTTCCGGGCCATGGAGAAGCTCGAGAAGGGGGCGATCGCGAATCCCGACGAGGGGAGGATGGTCGGGCATTACTGGCTCAGGAACTCGGGGCTCGCGCCGAGTAAGTACCTGAGGTCGCAGATTGAGGCTACTTTTGATGCTGTGTGCTCGTTCGCCGACGACGTCGTCTGTGGTAAG ATTAAGCCCCCATCCTCTCCTGAGGGTCGCTTCACGCATATACTTTCTGTTGGAATTGGAGGTTCTGCCCTTGGACCACAGTTTGTTGCAGAGGCGTTGGCTCCTGATAATCCTCCTCTCAAG aTAAGGTTCATTGACAATACGGATCCAGCTGGCATTGATCATCAGATTGCGCAGCTTGGTCCTGAGTTGGCTTCAACACTAGTAATAGTGATATCAAAG AGTGGAGGTACGCCGGAAACCAGAAATGGTTTATTGGAAGTACAAAAGGCTTTTCGTGAAGCTGGCCTGGATTTTGCGAAACAG GGTGTTGCCATTACACAAGCGAATTCCTTATTAGACAACACCGCGAGAATTGAGGGGTGGTTAGCTAGGTTTCCTATGTTTGACTGGGTGGGTGGTAGAACTTCAGAACTGTCTTCAGTTGGTCTACTTCCAGCAGCTCTTCAG GGAATTGATATTAAAGAAATGATTGACGGTGCTTCATTGATGGATGAGGCAAATAGGACGACAGTG GTGAGGAATAATCCTGCAGCGTTGCTAGCTTTATGCTGGTACTGGGCTTCTGATGGAGTAGGATCCAAG GATATGGTCGTTCTTCCTTACAAGGACAGCCTACTATTATTTAGCAGGTACTTACAGCAGCTGGTCATGGAATCAATTGGGAAGGAGTTTGACCTGGATGGTAATCGG GTGAATCAGGGACTTACTGTTTATGGAAATAAAGGGAGCACAGATCAGCATGC CTACATCCAACAACTGAGAGAAGGCGTTCATAACTTCTTTGTCACATTTATTGAAGTCCTACGTGATAGACCCCCTGGCCATGATTGGGAGCTTGAACCAGGGGTCACATGTGGTGACTACCTGTTTGGTATGTTACAG GGCACAAGGTCAGCTTTGTATTCTAATGATCGGGAGTCCATTACAGTGACCGTGCAAGAAGTGACTCCGAGATCAGTGGGGGCAATGATTGCACTGTATGAACGAGCAGTTGGTATTTATGCCTCGCTGGTCAACATTAATGCTTACCACCAACCTG GTGTGGAAGCTGGGAAAAAAGCAGCTGGAGAAGTACTAGCTCTCCAAAAGCGGGTCCTTCAAGTACTCAATGAGGCCAG CTGTAAAGACCCTGTTGAGCCATTAACACTTGATGAAGTAGCTGAACGTTGCCATGCTCCTGAAGAT ATTGAGATGATTTACAAGATTATCGCCCACATGGCTGCCAATGATAGAGCACTTATAGCTGAAGGCAGCTGTGGCTCACCTCGTAGCATCAAAGTTTTCCTCGGAGAGTGTAATCTTGATGAAATGTACGTGTGA
- the LOC131331389 gene encoding uncharacterized protein LOC131331389, with amino-acid sequence MAAMQALMVESAAPPLTDAINVINLPTSVEKVQLINVKGIAKLTNFNQRFYYLACSLCNRASNAYEDHELWCNYCSQRVPPLARVKFNIEVSDPTASIEATIFPKIAEQLYGITGANIDTTEPNAPLSPELLDQLAEPKRCNITLKAYMNTYAGISQCKFNVYSMSAIPLPTPDDQQNLQQPLVLPLPTTIKNEKSVTASASSKFQAKNAS; translated from the exons ATGGCAGCAATGCAAGCTCTCATGGTCGAATCTGCTGCCCCTCCATTAACTGATGCAATCAACGTTATCAACCTTCCTACCTCAGTCGAGAAG GTCCAACTCATTAATGTGAAAGGCATAGCAAAACTCACCAATTTCAATCAACGGTTCTATTACCTTGCTTGCTCACTATGCAACAGAGCATCGAATGCATATGAAGATCATGAGCTCTGGTGCAATTACTGTTCCCAACGAGTTCCACCACTAGCAAG GGTTAAGTTCAACATTGAGGTCAGCGATCCAACAGCATCGATCGAGGCAACAATCTTCCCAAAAATTGCCGAGCAATTATACGGCATTACGGGAGCCAACATAGACACAACTGAACCTAAT GCACCACTCTCGCCCGAGCTCCTTGACCAGCTTGCTGAACCCAAGAGATGCAACATCACACTCAAAGCTTACATGAACACCTATGCTGGAATTTCGCAGTGCAAGTTCAATGTCTATTCAATGTCTGCCATACCATTGCCAACACCGGATGACCAACAGAATCTTCAACAACCACTGGTCCTACCTCTTCCAACAACaatcaaaaacgaaaaaagcgTCACGGCATCAGCATCTTCGAAATTCCAGGCAAAAAACGCAAGCTGA
- the LOC131331390 gene encoding uncharacterized protein LOC131331390, which yields MMWDEFDRQDFAFGNQDTEREEEHDSYLNFDIFSALSKLKDYYGVLEVDYDATDDAIRSNYIRLALKWHPDKQKDQDSATLRFQEINEAYQVLSDPVKRREYDKKGMPYVYDYNIIEYLNRYKGLILTCNGLGLKHSIW from the exons ATGATGTGGGACGAATTCGACCGGCAAGATTTCGCTTTTGGAAACCAAGACACAGAACGAGAAGAAGAACACGACTCTTATCTCAACTTCGACATCTTCTCCGCTCTGTCCAAGCTCAAG GATTACTATGGGGTATTGGAAGTGGATTACGATGCTACGGACGACGCCATTCGATCGAACTATATCCGTTTAGCTTTG AAATGGCACCCGGATAAGCAAAAAGATCAGGATAGTGCTACTTTGAGATTTCAAGAGATAAACGAGGCTTATCAGG TGCTGAGTGATCCTGTCAAAAGGCGAGAATACGACAAGAAAGGGATGCCGTACGTGTACGATTACAATATCATT GAGTACCTTAACCGTTACAAAGGCCTTATATTAACGTGCAATGGCCTTGGGCTGAAGCATTCAATATGGTAA